The following are encoded together in the Halopseudomonas salegens genome:
- a CDS encoding VC0807 family protein, whose amino-acid sequence MTDKAQTRPEHKQRPLIDLLVSIVAPSIILMKFSGEEHLGPPLALVIALAFPLGWGLFELIRYRKFNWIALLGLVSVMLTGGIGLLKLDPQWLAIKEAAVPGIIGIAVLVSTRTRFPLIRTLLYNDKVLNVDLVHERLSERSLVDVFEQRLLKATYFLAGTFFFSSVMNYVLAKWIVNSPAGSQAFNEELGRMTLVSYPMIALPSMVMMVLILVYLWRTIHGLTGLTMEDIVAQPPGKNSQES is encoded by the coding sequence ATGACTGATAAGGCCCAGACCCGTCCCGAGCACAAACAACGCCCGCTGATCGACCTGCTGGTGAGTATTGTCGCGCCCTCGATCATCCTGATGAAATTCAGTGGCGAAGAGCACCTCGGGCCACCGCTGGCGCTGGTCATTGCCCTGGCCTTTCCGCTCGGCTGGGGGCTGTTCGAGCTGATTCGCTATCGCAAGTTCAACTGGATTGCCCTGCTCGGCCTGGTCAGCGTCATGCTCACCGGCGGCATCGGTCTGCTCAAGCTCGATCCTCAGTGGCTGGCAATCAAGGAAGCCGCCGTGCCCGGTATCATCGGTATTGCCGTGCTGGTCTCGACCCGAACCCGTTTCCCGTTGATTCGCACCCTCCTGTACAACGACAAAGTGCTCAACGTGGACCTGGTACACGAACGCCTGAGCGAACGCAGTCTCGTTGACGTTTTTGAGCAGCGCCTGCTCAAAGCCACCTACTTCCTTGCCGGTACTTTCTTTTTCTCATCGGTGATGAACTATGTTCTGGCCAAGTGGATCGTCAACAGCCCTGCAGGTTCGCAGGCCTTCAATGAAGAGCTCGGCCGCATGACGCTGGTCAGCTATCCGATGATCGCACTGCCGTCGATGGTCATGATGGTCCTGATCCTGGTCTATCTGTGGCGAACCATTCATGGGCTGACCGGCTTGACCATGGAAGACATCGTCGCCCAGCCGCCAGGCAAAAACAGCCAGGAATCCTGA